The following coding sequences lie in one Drosophila bipectinata strain 14024-0381.07 chromosome XR, DbipHiC1v2, whole genome shotgun sequence genomic window:
- the Rubicon gene encoding run domain Beclin-1-interacting and cysteine-rich domain-containing protein isoform X1 encodes MAALPFVAAEEAVASAAEPQLRNIRLEKHQQQLARNSLLAELRRATNFWFRAKSTDGQQLLTQSCTRILRHGMLEPVELQRLSDDFEFLLASAGGTQGESRVQSPAPSLNTSADAVEAFLLEWTECSLRRYCLSQCLQTLVSDPELMDFYYPTEEAFLRHSGEVTSLFVCLTAVQLNQSALLGQLEVRAQMRHRRTCSQPNFSISPKLQAVPEEITQKRNYLRRLKSLPNLSQEQARDPELEKISSRRRCQTFSTPRSQFLDVPSPSSCSSGGSSKRIQLINCDDIKIWTDQTLTESPPEREEKKPLDLPRGSSSPFGSFLGSFFGSPPVYTSWFQRGLGEDLTASGGDGDGILDNFLAVNGRKLKKHQTLFEGVSMLDEATTSATCYSSCSAAAASAASTAPWDIQRPEGSTTTATSSTTASSSVSITPSSDKMDQQSLASFLQMSRQTHNNTQLEKENAHFRISEACITAIEHVKWSRRLSAKPTSVQPHRHEPNLMPYVQPISGDVENHSAEAVGLQLISRFNEQQLPKLSHLKWLVSEQEAPQKLLPMPTLPKPDRDQPPGAGSLTRGTSNWAPPRQQIIFTEHPAESRAKVLQKQNQRCAGCGMRVAKHLQQHYRYCNYLGKYLCTGCHRNQISAIPAKILRSWDFRCYPVCSFAYKLIEQMYAFPLFHVPDLNEQLYKQKELAKARRRRVQLQAVKGFISNCRFAVREQAFFNAIPEHITQDPDMWSMCDFVDVQNKSMGRSIKELVVLSEHHVQSCVLCSGRAFVCEECKSEDLIYPWQRKVQRCDRCGSCFHHGCWKYRTRIRSVQGCPRCARLQNRAS; translated from the exons ATGGCCGCGCTCCCCTTCGTCGCAGCAGAGGAGGCGGTGGCGTCAGCAGCGGAGCCCCAACTGCGGAATATCCGCCTGGAGAAGCACCAACAGCAGCTGGCCAGGAACTCTCTGCTGGCGGAGCTGCGGAGGGCCACCAACTtctggttccgggccaaatcGACGGACGGACAACAGCTGCTGACCCAAAGCTGCACCCGCATCCTCAGGCATGGCATG CTGGAGCCTGTGGAGCTGCAGCGTCTGTCGGATGACTTCGAATTCCTGCTGGCTAGTGCTGGCGGAACACAAGGCGAGTCCAGGGTCCAGAGTCCCGCTCCCAGCCTCAACACCAGTGCTGATGCGGTCGAGGCCTTCTTGTTAGAGTGGACGGAGTGTAGCCTACGCCGCTATTGCCTATCGCAGTGCCTCCAAACCCTAGTGTCCGACCCGGAGCTGATGGACTTCTACTATCCCACGGAGGAGGCGTTCCTGCGCCACTCCGGCGAGGTGACGTCGCTGTTTGTGTGTCTCACGGCGGTTCAGCTGAACCAGAGCGCATTGCTGGGCCAACTGGAGGTCAGGGCTCAGATGCGCCACCGACGCACCTGCTCGCAGCCGAACTTCAGCATATCGCCCAAGCTGCAAGCCGTGCCGGAGGAGATAACCCAAAAGCGGAACTACCTGAGGCGCCTGAAGAGCCTGCCGAATCTCAGCCAGGAGCAGGCCAGGGACCCCGAGCTGGAGAAGATTTCCAGCCGGCGCCGCTGCCAGACGTTCAGCACTCCGCGCAGCCAGTTCTTGGACGTGCCGTCGCCCAGCTCCTGTTCCTCCGGCGGCAGCTCCAAGCGGATTCAGCTGATCAACTGTGATGACATCAAGATCTGGACGGACCAAACGCTGACGGAGTCTCCGCCGGAAAGGGAGGAGAAGAAGCCGCTGGACCTGCCCCGCGGATCCTCATCTCCGTTTGGCAGTTTCCTAGGTAGCTTCTTTGGCTCGCCGCCCGTCTACACCAGCTGGTTTCAAAGGGGCTTGGGCGAGGACCTGACCGCTAGTGGAGGCGACGGCGACGGCATTTTGGACAACTTCTTGGCGGTGAATGGCCGGAAACTGAAAAAACACCAAACCCTCTTCGAGGGTGTCAGCATGCTGGACGAGGCCACCACCTCTGCCACTTGCTACTCCTCCTGCagcgccgccgccgcctctGCTGCCTCCACAGCACCCTGGGACATACAAAGGCCCGAGGGCAGTACCACCACTGCCACCAGCTCCACCACAGCCTCCAGTTCCGTGAGCATCACACCGAGCAGCGACAAAATGGACCAGCAGTCGCTGGCATCCTTCCTGCAGATGTCCCGCCAAACGCACAACAACACCCAGTTGGAGAAGGAGAACGCCCACTTCCGGATCTCGGAGGCCTGCATCACGGCCATCGAGCACGTGAAGTGGAGCCGCAGACTGTCGGCCAAGCCGACTAGCGTCCAACCGCATCGCCATGAGCCCAATCTAATGCCCTACGTCCAGCCCATTTCCGGGGACGTCGAGAACCACAGCGCCGAGGCTGTGGGCCTCCAACTGATTTCCCGCTTCAACGAGCAGCAGCTGCCCAAGCTGAGCCACTTAAAGTGGCTGGTGTCCGAGCAGGAGGCACCTCAGAAGCTGCTGCCCATGCCGACGCTACCAAAGCCGGATCGGGACCAGCCCCCAGGCGCCGGCAGCCTGACTCGGGGCACCTCCAACTGGGCCCCACCGCGCCAGCAGATCATATTCACGGAACACCCGGCGGAGAGTCGCGCCAAGGTGCTGCAGAAGCAGAACCAGCGCTGCGCCGGCTGCGGCATGCGCGTGGCCAAGCATCTCCAGCAGCACTATCGGTACTGCAACTATCTGGGGAAGTATCTCTGCACCGGCTGCCATCGGAACCAAATATCGGCCATTCCTGCCAAGATTCTACGCTCCTGGGACTTCCGCTGCTATCCGGTTTGTTCCTTCGCCTACAAACTCATCGAGCAGATGTACGCCTTCCCGCTTTTCCATGTCCCGGACCTCAACGAGCAGCTGTATAAGCAGAAGGAGCTGGCCAAGGCCAGAAGGAGGAGAGTCCAGCTTCAGGCCGTCAAGGGATTCATATCGAATTGCCGATTTGCCGTGAG AGAGCAGGCCTTCTTCAATGCCATTCCAGAGCACATAACCCAGGATCCCGATATGTGGTCCATGTGTGATTTTGTCGACGTGCAAAACAAGAGCATGGGTCGTTCCATTAAGGAGCTGGTCGTCCTCAGCGAACATCATGTCCAAAGTTGTGTG CTCTGTTCGGGTCGTGCTTTCGTCTGTGAGGAATGCAAAAGTGAGGATCTGATATATCCCTGGCAAAGGAAAGTGCAACGCTGCGATCGGTGCGGATCCTGCTTTCATCACGGCTGTTGGAAGTACCGGACTCGAATCCGGAGTGTACAAGGATGCCCCAGGTGTGCCCGTCTACAGAACCGGGCCAGCTAG
- the Rubicon gene encoding run domain Beclin-1-interacting and cysteine-rich domain-containing protein isoform X2, producing the protein MLEPVELQRLSDDFEFLLASAGGTQGESRVQSPAPSLNTSADAVEAFLLEWTECSLRRYCLSQCLQTLVSDPELMDFYYPTEEAFLRHSGEVTSLFVCLTAVQLNQSALLGQLEVRAQMRHRRTCSQPNFSISPKLQAVPEEITQKRNYLRRLKSLPNLSQEQARDPELEKISSRRRCQTFSTPRSQFLDVPSPSSCSSGGSSKRIQLINCDDIKIWTDQTLTESPPEREEKKPLDLPRGSSSPFGSFLGSFFGSPPVYTSWFQRGLGEDLTASGGDGDGILDNFLAVNGRKLKKHQTLFEGVSMLDEATTSATCYSSCSAAAASAASTAPWDIQRPEGSTTTATSSTTASSSVSITPSSDKMDQQSLASFLQMSRQTHNNTQLEKENAHFRISEACITAIEHVKWSRRLSAKPTSVQPHRHEPNLMPYVQPISGDVENHSAEAVGLQLISRFNEQQLPKLSHLKWLVSEQEAPQKLLPMPTLPKPDRDQPPGAGSLTRGTSNWAPPRQQIIFTEHPAESRAKVLQKQNQRCAGCGMRVAKHLQQHYRYCNYLGKYLCTGCHRNQISAIPAKILRSWDFRCYPVCSFAYKLIEQMYAFPLFHVPDLNEQLYKQKELAKARRRRVQLQAVKGFISNCRFAVREQAFFNAIPEHITQDPDMWSMCDFVDVQNKSMGRSIKELVVLSEHHVQSCVLCSGRAFVCEECKSEDLIYPWQRKVQRCDRCGSCFHHGCWKYRTRIRSVQGCPRCARLQNRAS; encoded by the exons ATG CTGGAGCCTGTGGAGCTGCAGCGTCTGTCGGATGACTTCGAATTCCTGCTGGCTAGTGCTGGCGGAACACAAGGCGAGTCCAGGGTCCAGAGTCCCGCTCCCAGCCTCAACACCAGTGCTGATGCGGTCGAGGCCTTCTTGTTAGAGTGGACGGAGTGTAGCCTACGCCGCTATTGCCTATCGCAGTGCCTCCAAACCCTAGTGTCCGACCCGGAGCTGATGGACTTCTACTATCCCACGGAGGAGGCGTTCCTGCGCCACTCCGGCGAGGTGACGTCGCTGTTTGTGTGTCTCACGGCGGTTCAGCTGAACCAGAGCGCATTGCTGGGCCAACTGGAGGTCAGGGCTCAGATGCGCCACCGACGCACCTGCTCGCAGCCGAACTTCAGCATATCGCCCAAGCTGCAAGCCGTGCCGGAGGAGATAACCCAAAAGCGGAACTACCTGAGGCGCCTGAAGAGCCTGCCGAATCTCAGCCAGGAGCAGGCCAGGGACCCCGAGCTGGAGAAGATTTCCAGCCGGCGCCGCTGCCAGACGTTCAGCACTCCGCGCAGCCAGTTCTTGGACGTGCCGTCGCCCAGCTCCTGTTCCTCCGGCGGCAGCTCCAAGCGGATTCAGCTGATCAACTGTGATGACATCAAGATCTGGACGGACCAAACGCTGACGGAGTCTCCGCCGGAAAGGGAGGAGAAGAAGCCGCTGGACCTGCCCCGCGGATCCTCATCTCCGTTTGGCAGTTTCCTAGGTAGCTTCTTTGGCTCGCCGCCCGTCTACACCAGCTGGTTTCAAAGGGGCTTGGGCGAGGACCTGACCGCTAGTGGAGGCGACGGCGACGGCATTTTGGACAACTTCTTGGCGGTGAATGGCCGGAAACTGAAAAAACACCAAACCCTCTTCGAGGGTGTCAGCATGCTGGACGAGGCCACCACCTCTGCCACTTGCTACTCCTCCTGCagcgccgccgccgcctctGCTGCCTCCACAGCACCCTGGGACATACAAAGGCCCGAGGGCAGTACCACCACTGCCACCAGCTCCACCACAGCCTCCAGTTCCGTGAGCATCACACCGAGCAGCGACAAAATGGACCAGCAGTCGCTGGCATCCTTCCTGCAGATGTCCCGCCAAACGCACAACAACACCCAGTTGGAGAAGGAGAACGCCCACTTCCGGATCTCGGAGGCCTGCATCACGGCCATCGAGCACGTGAAGTGGAGCCGCAGACTGTCGGCCAAGCCGACTAGCGTCCAACCGCATCGCCATGAGCCCAATCTAATGCCCTACGTCCAGCCCATTTCCGGGGACGTCGAGAACCACAGCGCCGAGGCTGTGGGCCTCCAACTGATTTCCCGCTTCAACGAGCAGCAGCTGCCCAAGCTGAGCCACTTAAAGTGGCTGGTGTCCGAGCAGGAGGCACCTCAGAAGCTGCTGCCCATGCCGACGCTACCAAAGCCGGATCGGGACCAGCCCCCAGGCGCCGGCAGCCTGACTCGGGGCACCTCCAACTGGGCCCCACCGCGCCAGCAGATCATATTCACGGAACACCCGGCGGAGAGTCGCGCCAAGGTGCTGCAGAAGCAGAACCAGCGCTGCGCCGGCTGCGGCATGCGCGTGGCCAAGCATCTCCAGCAGCACTATCGGTACTGCAACTATCTGGGGAAGTATCTCTGCACCGGCTGCCATCGGAACCAAATATCGGCCATTCCTGCCAAGATTCTACGCTCCTGGGACTTCCGCTGCTATCCGGTTTGTTCCTTCGCCTACAAACTCATCGAGCAGATGTACGCCTTCCCGCTTTTCCATGTCCCGGACCTCAACGAGCAGCTGTATAAGCAGAAGGAGCTGGCCAAGGCCAGAAGGAGGAGAGTCCAGCTTCAGGCCGTCAAGGGATTCATATCGAATTGCCGATTTGCCGTGAG AGAGCAGGCCTTCTTCAATGCCATTCCAGAGCACATAACCCAGGATCCCGATATGTGGTCCATGTGTGATTTTGTCGACGTGCAAAACAAGAGCATGGGTCGTTCCATTAAGGAGCTGGTCGTCCTCAGCGAACATCATGTCCAAAGTTGTGTG CTCTGTTCGGGTCGTGCTTTCGTCTGTGAGGAATGCAAAAGTGAGGATCTGATATATCCCTGGCAAAGGAAAGTGCAACGCTGCGATCGGTGCGGATCCTGCTTTCATCACGGCTGTTGGAAGTACCGGACTCGAATCCGGAGTGTACAAGGATGCCCCAGGTGTGCCCGTCTACAGAACCGGGCCAGCTAG
- the Rubicon gene encoding run domain Beclin-1-interacting and cysteine-rich domain-containing protein isoform X3, with translation MDFYYPTEEAFLRHSGEVTSLFVCLTAVQLNQSALLGQLEVRAQMRHRRTCSQPNFSISPKLQAVPEEITQKRNYLRRLKSLPNLSQEQARDPELEKISSRRRCQTFSTPRSQFLDVPSPSSCSSGGSSKRIQLINCDDIKIWTDQTLTESPPEREEKKPLDLPRGSSSPFGSFLGSFFGSPPVYTSWFQRGLGEDLTASGGDGDGILDNFLAVNGRKLKKHQTLFEGVSMLDEATTSATCYSSCSAAAASAASTAPWDIQRPEGSTTTATSSTTASSSVSITPSSDKMDQQSLASFLQMSRQTHNNTQLEKENAHFRISEACITAIEHVKWSRRLSAKPTSVQPHRHEPNLMPYVQPISGDVENHSAEAVGLQLISRFNEQQLPKLSHLKWLVSEQEAPQKLLPMPTLPKPDRDQPPGAGSLTRGTSNWAPPRQQIIFTEHPAESRAKVLQKQNQRCAGCGMRVAKHLQQHYRYCNYLGKYLCTGCHRNQISAIPAKILRSWDFRCYPVCSFAYKLIEQMYAFPLFHVPDLNEQLYKQKELAKARRRRVQLQAVKGFISNCRFAVREQAFFNAIPEHITQDPDMWSMCDFVDVQNKSMGRSIKELVVLSEHHVQSCVLCSGRAFVCEECKSEDLIYPWQRKVQRCDRCGSCFHHGCWKYRTRIRSVQGCPRCARLQNRAS, from the exons ATGGACTTCTACTATCCCACGGAGGAGGCGTTCCTGCGCCACTCCGGCGAGGTGACGTCGCTGTTTGTGTGTCTCACGGCGGTTCAGCTGAACCAGAGCGCATTGCTGGGCCAACTGGAGGTCAGGGCTCAGATGCGCCACCGACGCACCTGCTCGCAGCCGAACTTCAGCATATCGCCCAAGCTGCAAGCCGTGCCGGAGGAGATAACCCAAAAGCGGAACTACCTGAGGCGCCTGAAGAGCCTGCCGAATCTCAGCCAGGAGCAGGCCAGGGACCCCGAGCTGGAGAAGATTTCCAGCCGGCGCCGCTGCCAGACGTTCAGCACTCCGCGCAGCCAGTTCTTGGACGTGCCGTCGCCCAGCTCCTGTTCCTCCGGCGGCAGCTCCAAGCGGATTCAGCTGATCAACTGTGATGACATCAAGATCTGGACGGACCAAACGCTGACGGAGTCTCCGCCGGAAAGGGAGGAGAAGAAGCCGCTGGACCTGCCCCGCGGATCCTCATCTCCGTTTGGCAGTTTCCTAGGTAGCTTCTTTGGCTCGCCGCCCGTCTACACCAGCTGGTTTCAAAGGGGCTTGGGCGAGGACCTGACCGCTAGTGGAGGCGACGGCGACGGCATTTTGGACAACTTCTTGGCGGTGAATGGCCGGAAACTGAAAAAACACCAAACCCTCTTCGAGGGTGTCAGCATGCTGGACGAGGCCACCACCTCTGCCACTTGCTACTCCTCCTGCagcgccgccgccgcctctGCTGCCTCCACAGCACCCTGGGACATACAAAGGCCCGAGGGCAGTACCACCACTGCCACCAGCTCCACCACAGCCTCCAGTTCCGTGAGCATCACACCGAGCAGCGACAAAATGGACCAGCAGTCGCTGGCATCCTTCCTGCAGATGTCCCGCCAAACGCACAACAACACCCAGTTGGAGAAGGAGAACGCCCACTTCCGGATCTCGGAGGCCTGCATCACGGCCATCGAGCACGTGAAGTGGAGCCGCAGACTGTCGGCCAAGCCGACTAGCGTCCAACCGCATCGCCATGAGCCCAATCTAATGCCCTACGTCCAGCCCATTTCCGGGGACGTCGAGAACCACAGCGCCGAGGCTGTGGGCCTCCAACTGATTTCCCGCTTCAACGAGCAGCAGCTGCCCAAGCTGAGCCACTTAAAGTGGCTGGTGTCCGAGCAGGAGGCACCTCAGAAGCTGCTGCCCATGCCGACGCTACCAAAGCCGGATCGGGACCAGCCCCCAGGCGCCGGCAGCCTGACTCGGGGCACCTCCAACTGGGCCCCACCGCGCCAGCAGATCATATTCACGGAACACCCGGCGGAGAGTCGCGCCAAGGTGCTGCAGAAGCAGAACCAGCGCTGCGCCGGCTGCGGCATGCGCGTGGCCAAGCATCTCCAGCAGCACTATCGGTACTGCAACTATCTGGGGAAGTATCTCTGCACCGGCTGCCATCGGAACCAAATATCGGCCATTCCTGCCAAGATTCTACGCTCCTGGGACTTCCGCTGCTATCCGGTTTGTTCCTTCGCCTACAAACTCATCGAGCAGATGTACGCCTTCCCGCTTTTCCATGTCCCGGACCTCAACGAGCAGCTGTATAAGCAGAAGGAGCTGGCCAAGGCCAGAAGGAGGAGAGTCCAGCTTCAGGCCGTCAAGGGATTCATATCGAATTGCCGATTTGCCGTGAG AGAGCAGGCCTTCTTCAATGCCATTCCAGAGCACATAACCCAGGATCCCGATATGTGGTCCATGTGTGATTTTGTCGACGTGCAAAACAAGAGCATGGGTCGTTCCATTAAGGAGCTGGTCGTCCTCAGCGAACATCATGTCCAAAGTTGTGTG CTCTGTTCGGGTCGTGCTTTCGTCTGTGAGGAATGCAAAAGTGAGGATCTGATATATCCCTGGCAAAGGAAAGTGCAACGCTGCGATCGGTGCGGATCCTGCTTTCATCACGGCTGTTGGAAGTACCGGACTCGAATCCGGAGTGTACAAGGATGCCCCAGGTGTGCCCGTCTACAGAACCGGGCCAGCTAG